The nucleotide window CGGGGTAgtcgccctcggcccgcTTGTGCGCGGGCACCAGCACGTTGAACCAGCGCGGCATGACGAGCCCGACGAGCGAGCTGACGAGCACGATGTGCATGAAGGCGAAGCCGGCGATGTGCAGCGGGTCCCAGCGCTTGTCGGCGTAAAAGTTGGGGTACgcgaaggagaagatgatggccaCGATGGGCGCCGTGTTGTACTTGAGGACGAAGGGCCAGATGGACGGGATCTTCCACTGCCCGCCGACGCAGATCGTGGCGTTGAGGTCACGGCGTAGTTGGTTGCCCTGAAGGGGATCAGTAAGCACGCCATGGGTGTGTGTGGTAGGTCAAGTGAAGGAAAGGAATCTATATAAGAGCAGAGAGAAGAACATACCGAGTAGGAACTCAGATACCAGAACCGCCTCATGATGGAGTTCTTGCAGAAAAAGTCGGGGCAGTAGGCCGTCGGGTCAGAGGCCAGCAGCACCGAAGACAACGTcccgatgatgaagatgccgaagccgacaccggcgccggcctcaGCCGAGACGGCATGGGCAACGACGAGGCCCACGAACATGCCGCCGACGTAGCCGAACAGGTTATACAAACACCACGACAGGAGCCCGCACTGGTCGACGACATCGCGGTACCGGTAGAGCGTCGTGGCGCAGACGGCCTCGCACCAGACGATCCAGAACAGGGCGAGGTAGTTGATCCAcgtgtcggcggcgtcgacgagcgtgTACCCGAACTCGGTGCAGAAGGGCAGCGAGATGAGGAAcgaggcgatgacgatgacggtcgACACCCAGGGGCGCGAGTACCGCTTCCCCCAGTCCGTGTCGCAGACCATGGTGACGAGCGTCTCGAGCAGCGCAAAGGCCGAGCCCAggccgaggatgaagagCGTCGCGAAGAAGAGCACGCCCCAGAAGTTGGCGCCCGGCATCTCCGAGATGGCCTCCGGGTACGTCaggaagccgacgacgaaggtgTTGAGCCGCTCGCTCGTGTCCGGGTGCATGCCGAGGtagccgacgacgccgaagacggaCATGGAGCCGATGACCTCGATGAGCGAGTTGGAGATGCAGATGATGAGCGAGTCCTGCACGGCGTTGGAGTACTTGGAGTTGTACGACGCGTAGCTGGTGTAGTATCTggggacgaggaggttgtGTTAGCCGGCATTGGGTCAGAGAACGAACGAGTCCCTTCCTCACTCACCCCATGCCAATACCCGTACTGAAGAAGACCTGGCCACAGGCCTCCTGCCATATGGTGCCCGAGGCGAGCTTGTCGCCGTGCCACTCCGTCCAGTAGATGCGgatgccgtcgatggcgtTGGGGAGCGAGCATCCGCGGCCGATGAGGACGATCATGAGGATCAGAGGCATGGCCATCGTGAAGTAGACCACACGGCCCGTGAGACCGATGCCTTTGAACATGCACAGCCAGACAACTAgagcaggggagggggagagaaacCGTTAACAAAAGCAACACAACATTATGATACAGTTCACACTGATGCAAGGACGTACCGAACCAGGTGAACAGATTCCACAACGTCGTCTCCGTGACCATGCCCATCCCGGGATAATAGGTGTAGTCCTGGACGGCGCTCCCGTCGGCCGTCAGGTTACCCTGGACGCCGGGGACATCCTGCAGGACCGTCCCGTAAAAGAACTCCTCGTTGCGGCCGGTCCACGGCAGCGGGCTGACGAAGGAGTGCCGGAAGTACGTCATGATCCAGGCGATGATGGGCACGTAGTAGATGACGATGGCGTAGCCGATGTAGACGACGCCGAACCCGACGCCCTTGGCCCGCTTGTGCGCGTGGTGCCACGCCAGCACGCAGCCGCTGCGGTAGGCCTGGCCGATGCTGatctcgagcagcagcgtcggGATCGCGAGGCACGCGAGCGAGATGAGGTACGGGATGAAGAACTGCAGGCCGTGGTTGTTGAAGACGATGGACGGGAACCGGAGCAGGTTGCCCAgcccgacggcgccgcccatGGCCGCGAAGATGAAGGACGTCCGCGAGCCCCAGACGTcgcgcccgtcgtcgcccttgtcgGCGCTCGGCGCGAGCACGTTGTAGATCTTCCTGCCGATGCTGGCCATCGTGGGCGTGATTCTTCTGAACCCGGGAGCTGCCAGATGCCGGTGGGGGGGGTTGACAAAAGATAAGCGGACGGAAAATGGTTATATCATGGAACGAGACGTCGGATGATACATAAAAAACTGTCAGTTGTAGGCGGTGCTTTAGTGTTTCTTGGTAGCAGCAGAGGTGGGTGAGTGATTGTTGTTGTATCTCAAAGGCTTGGCGACAACAATAATGGTCTCATGGAAATGGACCCTTGGAGTCGAGTTGAAGAGAACAGGTAAAGAGTTTCGACAGACAAACTCGCTTGCTTGCTACGCCGGGGCTGGTGTGGACTTATATGAGGGATGAAATCGCATACCAAGCCCCCCGGCCAAACCCTGGGCTTCGGACCCAAACGTCTGGCGACGGACGACCTGCCCCTGTAAGCATCATATCTCTTTGGGAAGCAAGGACAGAAAAGCAGCCAGCAGAATTGCATCTGCTAAGGAAAACGAAAAGTCGAGGAGGAAAAAGCTGGCCACCCCCCCGGACCACCGTGGCACGCGACCATGCCAGCCAAGCATCTTGGATGTCTTGTCCAAGATAAGGACCTTCCAGAAACCCTCGACGCGTCCCAGGCCCACGAAGTCGCTCATCCTGAGACCCAAGAGAACTTCATTGGGTCTCCCGCACAGCTGAGCCGTCGGCCAAGAGCCTCAGGTACCACCCAAGTCGGGGGGGGGCAACTCGGCTTCCCGGCCTCGCTATCTATCCCCCTTCAGATACCAAGCATCTTGGCCCGCCGGAATATCAGTAGACGCGTGATGGGGGTGCAATTTCCCCACACCTTGGCACACGCGCGGCAGCGTCAGCGGCCGAGATGCTGATTGGGGCCGATGGCTACggatggcgccgtcgacggggcGGGCACCAACGGATTCTGCCTCTTGGCTCTTGGTGGTTCTTGGGGGTTTGGTCTTGGGTGCGACGCCCCCCCGTTCGTGGACGGATTACGTCGCCGGAGACTATGTCCCAGTTCGCAGAACTGGGTGGAGAGGAATCGGCATGGCCGAGCGGAATGTCGAGTAAAGTTGGCGTTGATTATTGTAACTGTTTTCGAACAATGGTTGTCTCCTTGACCGGCCCAGGTGATGCTGGAGAGGTCCCGGTTGGACAGCATGAGCGCACCAAACCTCCCCGGTCCTGATCTCTCTAAACCTCGTTGATtcagaaaagaaaaaagaataaaagaagaagaactATTAGCTCGGGAGTGGTTCTGTCCACCAGATCCTGGGCACACATCCTGTGATCAGGCTACTGATCTCAGTCTTCCTTCTCAATCTACTTCTGCCGTGACTTGAACATCTCATGAACCATGAGAATACGGTACGGTTGTGACTTCTCAGACGCCAATCTAATCTCAGAGCCATTTTCCATGACGTCTTCAACCGTTATACCAAAGCCCAATCATTACCCATCGATTACTACCCGCTATTCATCGTAGAATCCCAGCTCAATCACCGCCCAAATCCAACCTATCGTCCCAGTTTCTAGCTTCTACTCCGTCTTTTCACCACCGTCTTTTTCGCCCTCTAGTCACTGAGAAATCACAGTCCATGCGGCCGAACACCACGAAGCGAGCCCGACTAACAGGTATAGGAAACCGGCTACGAGGGAGACGTAAAAGGCGCCAGGGATCACGTCTGCAAACATGAGAGCCCAGACTGGTAGCGCCAAGGCATAAACCCAAGTGGAAATCTTTAACCACTTGAGTGAGATGTGAAGGTCTTTGGCAACAACCTTCAGGGCCCCTTCGTTCCTTGCGCGAGTGTCGGACTAAATGTTTCAACGAATGAGTCTTCACTCTGCCAATGCGTATGAAGCGTGGTGCTGGCTTACAAAGTTTACCATCTCGTCCCCGCCACTATCACTTGAAACCTCCTGGCTTTCATTCGATTGGTAATTGTCGGCTGGTGTGATAGTTGAAGACGATTCCGACTGAGGCTGTGCCGGCGTAACAGTGGCTGTGGAGTGCGTTAGAAGAATTCAAGCCAAGCGTCTCAAGCCATGAGTAAAGTGAAGCATCCCAGAGTCAAAGAAAAGAGGACTTACACGAATATGCCTCCCATGCGGCTAAAAAGGGGAGGCCAACAAGGATCAGAGGCACCAGCTGTCCAAAGTTGGGCTTCATCTTGGCGTGCTCTGCGTGCGCGTAAATGTAGAATTTCCaaaggccggcgacgccaaAGACAAAGTAGAACGTCAACCACATGATGTCCCATAAGAAGCTGGTCGAGACGCTCTCAAACCATATCTTGAATACCAAAGGCCACTGCGTGAGATGCAGAGGAGCAGGATTGCCACGGCCACGTTGCTTGAGAAGCGCCTTTAGAGAAGATCTCCTCTCCTTGTCAGCGTTGTCGTAAGCCTGGTCTACGGCCTGGCCGAAAATTGGACGCAGCGACAGCGCCGTCCAGTAGTTAGAGTCGTGGCGGGCCAGCGGGTAGTACAGTTCGAGAAAACGTCTCAAGTAACCCAGCAGAAGGACGAGAATGAGCACCACCAGGTTGGAAACCAGGATCAGTTCGTCAGAGTATTTGACGTAACGAGGCCTCTCCGGATCGACCAGCTTCAGGTTTTCTCTCGCGCATTTGACCGAGATGCGGCGGTTGAATCGGAACGTGACCGAGTCGGAGATGACCATGCACACGGCCAAAAGAACGAGGAAAACAGACACCAAGATGACTCGAAAGTCCCTCAGCCGTTTGTTGGCATCGAAATGCTCCCGCAGAAGGGAAATGGTGCATAGGTGTACGATGCAGGAGCAGTAGCCGAGCCTCGTGGCAACCTGGAACGAATAGACGGAGAAGGACTCGCTGAGCTCGCTGAACGTCATGTACgtggtgacgatgatgagggcCACTCCCGTGATGAGCTGCTGGTCACTCATCGCTAGGATGAAGGATTCAAAAGCCCGAACCCTCTTGATTCTGGTCTCTTTTCGAGAACCCTGAGTGTTATGCCATTCAGGCAGCCTCAAGGGAAAGGAATCCGATCGCAGGGGCGAGAGATTCTGGGAAGCGTCCAGGTCGATCGAGTTGTATCGAGAGTCGGGGAGCAGTCTGAAGATGTATGCCAATATGATGGCCACATAGGTGAGGCCGAAAGAGATCATGAACGAAGCAACAACCTGGCGAGCGTCAGTACAGAACTGCCTACGCAGGCACACTGCAATGACATACCCCCCACCCCGTCACATCGGGGTCTGCAATTTCGTCCAGGAGCTCGCAGACTTTGTTTGTGACCAGGTAGTCGATTGACTGGTTCACGGTCCCAGTAGCCAGACCTGACATTTTTGCTCTCCCTGTTGTTCCCCCAGGGCGTTATGCCTTACAGAGAATGTGTCTGCAAGTCGATTGTAACAGTTTGATGGGATGGTCGTACTCGTGATCGAGGTAGAGGAAGTGCCACAGCTGTCGCATCAGAGAGGGGTTGCTGAGGCTGCTGTTGGCCGAACCTGTATTCTTTGTGTCAGCTTGGTCTGAATATTGCTTGAGCTAATGCAAGGGACGAAGAAATTCCTTCGAACAGTGGCACCCGCCTGAAAAGCTTCTTTGAGTCCACTTCTCGGACGAAGATGAGTAGAAGAGGGTTTGTAACGAAAGGttggaagaagagagaaaaggcgATCCTACTTGCCTAAAGCTGCACACTTGCTCAGTGCCAGGTGCTGTAGTGTGGCACACAGCATGTGACGGAGATTGGGTATGAGAACGAGCGACGAAATCCAAACCTGGCCCATTTCCCAAATACCGGAAAGTCAGAAAGAGCCTCGGATACATGGCGAGCTGTACAACACTGGTTCTCCTGGAACAGATGACCTCATCCGCGGAGGCCTCTGGCCACAGCACTATTGGTTCTCTTTGGTAACAGGATACCGCTGTGATTGGTTTTGGAAGGCCGCCGGGGTTCGACTCAGCTGAGACTGCACACTCCTTCGGCCGCAATGCAGATATCGTATCACCATTCACCGGTCACCAGTCACCAGACACCAGTCACCAGACACCAGTCACCAGCACATCATTGGTTCGCAATGTCCGAATCTGCCTTACactgtttttttttttttccaacTCAGCTGGCTCCTTACCTCCCGCCCCTGCTCTCCTGAACCGCACAGCCTGAAGGCGACAGGCGACCCAGCCACAATCACGCGTTTGGATGACATTTGGTTATGCCTATGGCTCAACCTGTTTCACATCACGGGATTCGCTGAGTGGCGCAAGGCGTGGGCAGCGTCTTCTCCAAATATCCCGGTAGAAATAATTCTAGCGAAGCCTTTCCCTCGGGCGTTCGCCGACGTGTAAGATGGTTCTTGCGGCAAAAGGGGGTTCAGCGCTGGGTCTCAAGTCTTCAACATTACAGCGCTGGTGACCCAAACAGTCAGTCTCTCATTTATCGGGTCTAGATCGGATGCTTCCGGTTCTGAGGAACGATGATTGTGTCGTGGGAGCGCTTCCAACCAGGGAGAGTGGCGAAGCAGTCGGTCAGGTAACCGTCGCCTGTGCAAACAAGGTCGAGGTTGACAAGCGCTGCGTCGCCAACATCCAATAAACGTAcctgtcgacggcgccgtcgacatTCAGCGACGTCATGAGGCTAGCCGCCAAGATCGACTCCCGGGTGTGACGGGAGCATAGCCCATCTTGGTGCCTAGGCCCTCACCTTGCCAACCAACATACACCCAGCTGTGAAGCAGTTTGCCGCTGGGCAACACGGTGCTTCGCGGATCGCAAACCCTATTGGCCTGCGGAGTGCGGTCGGCTTCACACAAGACCCTGTAAATAGATGCTACCCCCTATAGTTCTATCAATTGTGCAGGTTGTTTACAGCGTGGGGCCGACTACCTTCAGCTGCTCGTCTAACCATCCCCGGATCTTTTCAATAGCAAACGTATCGTGTCGAATCTCTGACGTGTCCCAACTGTCCGATTCGTCGGTCCAGCCCGGTGTGCCACGGCTATGAAGCAGTCTTTGTCCGATGGGACGGCATGAATCAAAGTCAATGAGGACCGGCATGCCCGTTTCGCTGATTAATATGTTTGCAGGGTTGAGATCGTTGTGGGCGAGACCGAGGTTGTGCAGATGAGCGAGAGCCGACTCCAAGGCACCCAGGAAGGCCATTTTATCGAGAGGCGGTTTGCCTTCCTCTTTGACGCGATTCTTGAGGTCGACAGGGTGACGATCGAGCACCAACCCGGTGATGAAGCCTCTCCTCGCGCGGCATCCGTGGTAGCCGAAGATGCCAGGATGAGGGTGTCGAGAAACCGCTTCCAGGTTCCGGGCTTCTTCATACAGCAGACCAGGGATGATTTCGACTCAGTCCTGATCCTTGTATTCTTCGTATTCGACCAGTCTCGGTCGCTTGAGGTAGAGGTTACTCGCCAGCGGTTGCTCGTCTCGGAAAATGGAGAGTTGTTCACCACTCTCAGGCAGCTTAGGGTAGATCTCTGCGTCTGGGACTCGCACGAGCGCGGCCGAGTACTCTTCCAAAGAAATCTTGAGTTTGCGGATAGCCAACTGGCCAAAGTAGACTTCAtcgtccttgtcgatgaGTGCAAACGTAGTGTCTAAGAAGTCTCTGGTGACAGGGTCAAACGACTCTGCAACAAAGTGCAGGTCACGAAAGTGGGTGACTTCCGGCACCATATCTGCAGTGTTCGTGAGGGCTTTGCAatgagagagaagaaggggatgTGCCAGACTGGAATACGACAGAGCTCGACCAGGCCTTCGGCGCCATACCCTCCAACTCAACAGCTGGAAACCAGCGAAATTAGGCAGCTCAGATACAACATGCAATGTAACCCCTCATTGACGTAGCCACGCAGCATTGCCAGACCAATAGATACAGGGAACGACAGCAATCACCATCACAATCAATCCTAACCTCATAATTACATACCCGCTTGAAATTATGTCTTTGATGTCTCCGGTAGGGTATTCATCACCGTGGAAGTCACGCCTAAGGGGCCTCTTGTCTTTAACATCATGTTATAAATGAGGCACCGTCTTTGTCTTCTTCAAAATTTCCCATACCACATTGCCTTTTTATCACAAGAAACTTTCCCACTTAGCCCCTTAGACCAATTTCGACATTCATTTTTACCAAAATGCTTTTTCACAGGCAAAAATAGAGGTTTCCAAACATCATCGCCACGATCAGAAAAGCTCAAGTCTTTGTCAACACGCATGTTTCATTATTTACACAGAAATACTTGTGAAATAACTAACCTATTCAGTGGGTGTAATACAGAAACTGTTACTACTACAACTACCAAGGTAAACGGCGATGTCGTTCAAACTACCAAGTTTAAGACAATTGATTGCGGGAAATCGACTTGAGCCAATTCAGGCTCCTGCAACCCTAATGCGCAGTAGTGCTGTGTCGGCCTCTTCAAGATCGTTTCAGGGTGGAATGTGAAGAACTCAACATCTTTGCAAAGCAACATTGTGCATTTGTTAGCTTGTAGAGAGTTGTCATCGTTTGAGAGCTTTTTTTAAATCACTGATGTAGAGGCAATATTATCTATGCATTGGCTTTGTCTTCTTAAATGCTATTGGTATCTACAAGACTTGTCTGCTGGCCGCCCTTTATCAGCATATCTTTCAATATAGGTACCCAGCCGGTTGGCCAAGGAGAGAGTTTTCCGGCGAGAAAAACCAGGCGTTCAAGCTCATGGGATGGAGGGAAACAGATCTAGTAGGGCTAAGAGAAGCAATCTATACGCCTCTCGACAAAGGCATTGTGTCTGCTATTTGATACGGAATTTATTTCAGTGTCACGTTGTAATGTGCTTGCCCATTCTGTTTGACGCTACCTTGTATCTGTATAAGCTCCCAAAAGAGGTTTAGCACTGCTGCTCCCGTCACCGTAGACAAACAAATCCAGAATCCAGAATGCTCATCTTCGTTATCTTTTCTTGACAAGAAACACAATCAAGATCTGCAAAATGCCCCGCTAACCCTAATCACATCAAAACCCCCTCTTCTCCGCGATGTCAGCAAAGGCCGTAGCCTAGCGGGGAATATCATTCCTGCCAAGAGTTCCAATCTTACGTGAGATTTGCATGGTGAAAGCCGACTGCGAGACATATATAATAGCTGGTCCTGTAGTTGATAATTGGGATGGAGAGATAAAAATTACCATGCAAGGCGGTTGAATCCATCTGTCTCTTTTCGGCATCCCAGTGCTGTTTTCGTTTCTCACAACAATATCTGTAAGCCAGGAGGATCTCTTCATCGCAATGCCTATCGACTTCAGCCTTGGTCCGACTGAGGCGCAGATCCGCCAGGGCGCCGCTGCGTTCGCCAGAAACGTTCTCAAACCGGCGCGTGCCGAGTATGCCGTGCATGTGGAACAGCACAAGCGATTCCAGGCTACTCAGTCCGTTTACGTGGCGGCGGTTGAGGCCGGAATGATCAAGGGGCAGCTTGCAACTTCTCTCGGCGGCACCAGCGGCTCGTtggtcgaggccgccatcatggTCGAAGAATTCTGTAAGCACTTTTACCACACTCGACTCGTTTGCCGGATGCTCTGTGATGGACGCCACAAGTGGTTGTAATTAAAGCATTGGCTAGGGCATAACTGTCGACCGAAAACAAATTGGATTTCACAACAAGTCATCGTTGTTGATACTAACTCATCACCCACACAGACGCGGTCGAGCCGAGCGCTTCTCTCACCATATTTGCAACGGGGCTGGGTCTAACCCCACTGAATCTCGTACAGAAGCCGGAGCATCGCGAACTTCTCGCGCCGTTCCTTAGCGGCCAAGGATCGCCGCTCGCCTCACTCGTGTTCAGCGAGCCTGGCGGGGTGGCAAACTACCTGGAAAAGGGCGCGCCGGGACTCAGCACTACGGCCTTCCGCGAAGGCGACGAATGGGTCATCAACGGCGAGAAGATCTGGGCTACGAACAGCGCAGGCTGGGACTTCAAGGGCACGGATCTAGCCTGCGTGGTCTGCCGAGACGTGTCCACGACACCCGGGCCGGACGCCGATCCGGAAGACAGCGTCATGATCATCTTGGTCACTCGCACCGACCTCGAAAACAGCGGCGAGGGAAGATTCGAGGTTCTGCGCCACGTTTCGACGCCGGGCCACACTTCTGTTTCCGGGCCTCACATTCGGTACACCAACGTCCGCGTCCCGGCGAAGAACGTGCTCTGCGGGCCGGGAGAAGGTGCCGCGATAGCCTCGGCTTCGTTCGACTGCAGCGCCGTACTTGTCGGTGCCATGGCCGTGGGACTGATGCGCGCCGCtttcgacgccgccctcgccttcgccaaGAACGATAGCCGGGGAGGCAAGGTGCCTCTGTTGGAACGGCAGGCTGTTGCTGACCTGCTGTCCGGTATCAAGATGCAGACGGAGGCGTGTCGAGCTTTGACGTGGAAAGCTGCCCACGCCATGGGCAACAGCCAGGGTGATTACGACGCCCGCCGAGagctggcgttggcggccaAGGTTTATTGCAGTGATGCTGCCGTGAAGGCGGTCACGGATGCCATCAATGCTGTCGGAGTGTGAGTCCACGTTCATTAAGTAAATAGCACGATGTTGGCAATGGTATCATGGCTAACACAAACCCATAGCACCGCCTATGACACAGACAAGCCCTTTGCAGAGCTCCTCAACAACGCCATGGTCCTGCCGATTTTCGACGGGGGCAACGTGGGTATTCGACGACGGCATATGCAGCAATTGATGCTCTCCCCGAGCTATGACGCGTGGGCATCGACATACGGCCCATCCAGAGGAGAGAGCTGAATGTACAAACTTGGTTGTGGGATATTGGTGTTAGCCACTGAATACCATCTTAGTTGACAACTCCGTGGAACGTCCCGACAAAAACCACGTCAAATCGTATTCTGGAAGAGTATTTCGAAACGATTGTGAGAATTATGTGTCATGAGGCCTTCAGAAGACTTTGGAATTGGTTGTCTGTCTCAAATTATTCATAGAATAGACGCGATGAGCACAATAGACAGCGGGACATACAGACTGGCATCCCACCATCGCAAACGCTGATAAGGCAAACAACAGGAAGTACTTATTGACGAAGCAAGGGATCAGAAAGCCAACAGATTATAATCTCATTCTGTCCGAGACCTCGAAAGATGCTAGGCTCCCTTGACATGCAGGCTACAACCACTACTGTCCCCCTTAATTCCCAGTCTCATGGTTCTCCCATGGGTTTCTCTGCCGCGTCCTCGTCACGTCACCACTCTGCCACGAAACGAAGTCGTGGTACCCAAACTTCTTGGGGTAGTCCTTAGGCTTATACTTGGCCGGAGGACCGAGGAACCTC belongs to Colletotrichum higginsianum IMI 349063 chromosome 5, whole genome shotgun sequence and includes:
- a CDS encoding Transporter, with translation MASIGRKIYNVLAPSADKGDDGRDVWGSRTSFIFAAMGGAVGLGNLLRFPSIVFNNHGLQFFIPYLISLACLAIPTLLLEISIGQAYRSGCVLAWHHAHKRAKGVGFGVVYIGYAIVIYYVPIIAWIMTYFRHSFVSPLPWTGRNEEFFYGTVLQDVPGVQGNLTADGSAVQDYTYYPGMGMVTETTLWNLFTWFVVWLCMFKGIGLTGRVVYFTMAMPLILMIVLIGRGCSLPNAIDGIRIYWTEWHGDKLASGTIWQEACGQVFFSTGIGMGYYTSYASYNSKYSNAVQDSLIICISNSLIEVIGSMSVFGVVGYLGMHPDTSERLNTFVVGFLTYPEAISEMPGANFWGVLFFATLFILGLGSAFALLETLVTMVCDTDWGKRYSRPWVSTVIVIASFLISLPFCTEFGYTLVDAADTWINYLALFWIVWCEAVCATTLYRYRDVVDQCGLLSWCLYNLFGYVGGMFVGLVVAHAVSAEAGAGVGFGIFIIGTLSSVLLASDPTAYCPDFFCKNSIMRRFWYLSSYSGNQLRRDLNATICVGGQWKIPSIWPFVLKYNTAPIVAIIFSFAYPNFYADKRWDPLHIAGFAFMHIVLVSSLVGLVMPRWFNVLVPAHKRAEGDYPVLPGTIFSRANAAGTLDIDGVPQDAEGAAAIDARGPSGETWTQERSSSRERNSSQEKVADKRRQDAVM
- a CDS encoding Serine threonine-protein kinase gives rise to the protein MAFLGALESALAHLHNLGLAHNDLNPANILISETGMPVLIDFDSCRPIGQRLLHSRGTPGWTDESDSWDTSEIRHDTFAIEKIRGWLDEQLKVVGPTL
- a CDS encoding Acyl-CoA dehydrogenase translates to MPIDFSLGPTEAQIRQGAAAFARNVLKPARAEYAVHVEQHKRFQATQSVYVAAVEAGMIKGQLATSLGGTSGSLVEAAIMVEEFYAVEPSASLTIFATGLGLTPLNLVQKPEHRELLAPFLSGQGSPLASLVFSEPGGVANYLEKGAPGLSTTAFREGDEWVINGEKIWATNSAGWDFKGTDLACVVCRDVSTTPGPDADPEDSVMIILVTRTDLENSGEGRFEVLRHVSTPGHTSVSGPHIRYTNVRVPAKNVLCGPGEGAAIASASFDCSAVLVGAMAVGLMRAAFDAALAFAKNDSRGGKVPLLERQAVADLLSGIKMQTEACRALTWKAAHAMGNSQGDYDARRELALAAKVYCSDAAVKAVTDAINAVGVTAYDTDKPFAELLNNAMVLPIFDGGNVGIRRRHMQQLMLSPSYDAWASTYGPSRGES